The following DNA comes from Legionella sp. PATHC032.
AAATAGAAGAGGATAACCCCAACGACAGACCCCTCCCTGAAGAAAACACGGAAATATTAGTAAAAAAACTGAAAGTATTGGAAACCACCCAGGAAAATTTTGATCAAATCAAAAAACATATTGCGACAGTTATAGATTCCTTGGCAAAAAATCGCAGTTTTTTTGGCCGTGTTGCTGCCTACTGGGGAGAAATGCAGTTATGGTTAAAAATTACTCTTGGAATAGTATTGATTGTTCCCACCTTAACACTTGGAATTGCAATTCAAGTGGCCTCTCTTATAGTGATCAGTGCCCTGACTCTAGTGACTTATGTTGGTAGTGCCCTGCTTCTTGAAAATCATGTCCAGAAAGAAGAACATATTACTGATCGCCTAAAAGAAGAAATGATAGGTTTGGCAGATAACTTGGGGAAAGTTATCGAATCTTTTGAGCCTCTCCGCAAGCAAATTGCTGAACAAATTGAATATTTTCATGAAGAAAATGATAGATTAAACCTCAACGTTACTCAACTGAGTGATCAAATTATGCGATTAACAAAACAAGCAGAACAATTACAAAAAACCGAACAAACTTTACGTAAAGTCAGAGAAGAATTGGGAAAAACATCTGAAACACTGGATGGAAAAGTACAAGTTCAAGCAGAATTATTACAGATAAACCAGGAAGAATTAAACAGAATAAGAGAAGAAATTGCAAAAAATGAAATTGAATTATCTGAAAAAATTTCTGAGTTAGATCAAGTTAAAAAGGAAATGGCAGTAGAAATTGAAAAGGCTGAGTCTGTTACCCAAGTATTAAAAGATACTGTAGAAAAATTGTCTCAAACCGCTATTGCAGATCACAACCATCGGGAATCATTTCAAAATAAATTGAACGATTTTCTGTCTAATAAAGAACAAAGTTTTAATGATGTTGCTCAACGTATATGCGAAGCTGAGCGTGAACTGTGCCTCGTTAAAGAAGAATTGAACTTCAGTAACAAACGTTATCAGGAACTATTGGAACGTCAAGAAGAGGTAGTTAAACGGTTGGAACAACTCCAACATTCACGTAAGCCCACTCCATATAGTAATGCACAAGTACTTGGTAAATTAGGCATTATGGCAACCGAGGAAAAACAACCTCCAACACCCGTTTCATCAGAAGAAAATACAATCCAAACTCAAGCTCTCGCAGGTTAGAGGTTTTTAAATCGATGTGCTATAGCACATCGATTGCCTATAACGTAAAGTCATCCAAAAGCCAATCAGACTCAACGAAATTTATTTTAAAAGAAATCATCAACTAACGTTGGGCATAGCCAGATTCAAGCTAAAGCAATTCTTAGAAAGCATAATCGCTCTATTAATGAACTACTTCAGAATCATTGCCTATAATCAATTTATATTAAATCAGTTAATTTTTTTGCCTTACGCAACACAAACCCACAGAGAACAATAAAAGAACTATACTTATACAATATTGGCATGGTGGAATAATTCTTTCAAAAGGAGATGATTATGAGCACACCCAAATGGAATTTTCCCATTTCTCGCGCACTTATCCTCATCATTGGTTTATTTGCCTCTATGGTTTGTTCTGGAGCTCATTTCGTCGGTGGAATTCACACAAATGTAGGCGATATAGGATGGTATCATCCAGATTATTACAATCATAATGTTATAAACGTTGGTAATTATCATCCGGGCTATGGCTGGGTTGCTCCAGTATATGCTACGCCAACATATATAATAAACAATACGGGGTATAACTGCCAGACAGTCCAGCAATGTGATTCTGACGGAAATTGCATTCAAAGCCAAAACTGTGATTAGCAGTGGAAAATGTAACATATCAATGCACATTAGCTTTTTACAAGATTCAGAGCAAGTTTCCCTCCACTTAGGTGTTCTAGCCATCAAAACCCATTAATTAGATTAACAGGTAACTGGCAAGTAACGGTAGGATTTTAAATGCTCAATGCGATAAGACCAAGGCTATGGATTTTTGGGGTCTTTATTAAGCAAACGATTAAACGTAGCGATACACATTGGTTTAATTTTTCTGGTTTGAAAATAACTAAGCGGCGTAAGGAGTGCTATATTCACATTTAAAGCTGGACATAAAGTTACCCATTTTGCAAAACACCGTTCATCCATTTCATCCCTGCCATATCCTGTTTTTGAATTACCCAGCTTGCAATAAGCAATAGAGGCCATAGCCATTTCAAAGGCTGAATTTTGATTAGCCCAAACATCTTGATCATCAACACGATACATAAATTTGGTGCCACAGTACAAAAGAGCCATTTTTAAGCCAGTTTGGTACCTTTCATGAAACTCAGGTTTATAGATATCCTCCTCATGAATACATTCATCGTTTTGTGTTAATCGCCCTTGAGCAAAACCCTGATAAACCCAAATTAACCTGCGAATGGCAATGGCAGAATTCAAATCTACTTTGTTAGGGGTTGCATCACCGTATTTCCCCTCAAGAAAATCTTTGTTATGACTCCCCCCTTGAGCCAATTTAAAGGCAACAAACAACCTGTCAGCAGAGAGCTGTGTCAGTCCAAAATTGGTTTGATAATTCAATTTAATTCCATTTTGCATGGTCAGTTTTAATAGCTTGCTCCATCGTAGCAAATTAGTGCCAAGTCTGCTTGTAGATATTGAGCGACCATTCATATCAGTCACATTAGTTGGGTCACCGCTACTTTCTTTTAGAATCATGGCAAGAACGTGAGCATATTTTAGTACCATTTTTTCTTTGAAATAATGGTGTTGTGCATTCGCCATATGCTGATAAATTACAAAATTTTGAAAAACAAGCATTCTGAGATTGTAGTCTATTGCATTACAATTCGTGTCTTCCTCTTCTGTCATTACCTCAGCAACATGTCTGGTAAGGCTTTCAACTTGCTCTTCATTAGGTAAGCCAATGATATCAGGAAGCCAACCACTATCAACGGCATCCTTTCCCTTTCCTAACTCTGATTTATCTATAGCAAGCGGGGGAAGAGTATCTTCTGCAAAGAGTGGATGAGTTATTGCTGCCAATAAGGATATAATAACCCCCACCACACTATTAACATGCCGTCTTTTTAATGCCATACGCTTTACCATCTTTATTGAGTATAGCTTATGGTAATTGGGAAGAACGTAAAAATATTATTGCTATGGGACTTTTTTATAATACATCAAAACTTATATAATCTTCCCAAGGTAAATTCTCACGTGTACAAACATCAACCCTTGCATTAAGCGGCCCTTGTTGCAACCAATTATAAAACTCTTCTAACTGATCTTCTTTTCCACAAGCAAAGACCTCAACGCGACCATCCGCTAAATTCCGAGCCCATCCACTTACCATCAATTGTTCAGCCATTTTTTTGGCAGAGGCGCGATACCATACACCCTGAACTCTTCCTGAAATATAACAGCGCATACAAAATTCCTTGGCCATAATTTTTCCATCTATTGTAAATATCAGCTACTTCATTTCATTATATCTCAGACAAATCAGTTTTGACTCTGATTCTGCTATAGTTAAATTAGCATTCTTATTAAAACAAAATAAATTGGATAATTTGGACTTTTTCAATAAATGGAGATAAAAAATGAAAAAAGCGATATTTTATGTACTGTCTTCTTTGATGTTGACATCTTTGTTTAACCTAACTTATGCTGATGAAACCCCAGCACAATTGACCGGCACACCGGCTGAACAGATTCAGCAATTAAATGCTCAGATTCAATCTCAATTACAGGAAATGCAAACTAAACAACAGCAACAACTGGATGCTTTAAACACCCAATTACAAAGTCAAATTAAACAAGTTCAATCTCAATTACAAGAACAAATTCAAACAATCAATTCTCAAACTCAAGATCAGATTAAGCAAGTACAAACAACCCTACAGGATCAGATTAAACAAGTACAGCAGCAAGCATTGCAAAAAGCTAACCAATAATAAAAATTAGTCTGATTGTATTTATATAGCCTGGCCTGTGTGAACTTGAGCTTTTACAACACTTATGCGTATAAAATTTATTCTAATTGACGATAATTTGCATGAGTTTGGATAAAAATGGAATTATTTTTTATACCGAACTCATGTATCAGAATTAAAATTAATCATGGCTTGATCAAAACATCATAAAATCAAGAACAAACAAAACAGGTTTTTTTAGGGGATATCAATACTGGTATACCCGTTTCAAAGACAGGTAGATATAATTGTTCTATTGCTCGTTGTGCAAAATCAGCGCTATCAATTACAATATTTGTTTCATGGCTATTATGTAAACTTAGCAAATCAAGATTCGATGAACCGTAAATAACAACCTCATCATCAATTGCCATAAATTTCATATGGATAACCTCTCTCTTCATAGAAATTTCTTCATTATTTACCCGATGAAACCAACGAATTTGCAAGTTGTCTCGCTTATCTTCATCAAGCAGTGAACTAAAATATTCAATCGAACTCTGATTTGTTCCACCATAGAACCTCTCACGGGAATCATTGAATCCTTTCCCCATCAATAGAAAGACATGGCCATTTCTATTATTAATAAAGTCCGCAAGGGCATGGATGATTTCAGGGGCATTTAAATTAGGAACAGCAATTCGGATAGTATGTTTGGCATATTTAATTGCAGCCATGTAAGCATTATTCAAAGGGTCTTCTGGTAAAGGCTCCCTATAAAAAGGGAGTGCTGCCAATTTCTGTCTAATAGTATTTGTCACATAGAGTATAGAACAAGAATTTCCATAGGACTTTGTTGACTCCTGCTCTATATATATGGGAGAAATTTCCGGAGCATCAGATTTATTGGTACGCTTATCCCACATGACTTTAAAATCGTAAAAAACCGCTTCTGCTGCGCCTCCAGGAATAAACATGGCAGCATCATGAAACCCATTAGGACCATAATTTTCCTGCTGAAAATTAGCCCCTGTTAAAATGACATCCCCATCAATCCAGATGGCTTTATTATGGTTGGACGCAATGGAATTATGCACATGAGTACCTATATGCAATGTAATATTCTGAGGTAAATTATCTAAACCTAAACTGGCGGGATCATGTTTTGGCTTTTTAGGAAATATTTCGCCATGATAAAAAACTTGAGCCAAGCGATCCAACTGATCGACCAGAAGAAATACTTCTAGTTCATGCTTAATTTCGCAAAGTGCGTTTCGGATATCTTTGATAACCTGAGTGCTTGGTTCCCATACAAAAGCTTGAATAAGTATTTGTTTTTTAGCCTCTTTAATTTTATCAATAATTAAACGATATGCATTCTCACTACCCGATACTATTTCTATCTGATTTGGATTCACCACGCCAAGCATTTTTTCTGCAGAGACAGTTCCCTTATCAGCAGAGGAAATGGCTGTTTCAATTATTTTTGTCATTAAATAAGAATCGTCGGAAATATTTCCTCCTGAATATTGCAAATCTTTCTCAAAGAATCGGAGCATAATTTACTCATAAATTAATTTCACCTAATTTATATCATTGGATTGATTTAATATTTTTGCAAATTAATTTGATCGATGCCAAAACAAAACTTAATTTATTGTAAATACAATCCCAAACACCATCTACCAATTATTGCTATCCACAAACGAATTCAATTTTCCTTGATTTTTCAATT
Coding sequences within:
- a CDS encoding LegC2/C7 family Dot/Icm T4SS effector, whose product is MTDTPKTNLSVDEIEEDNPNDRPLPEENTEILVKKLKVLETTQENFDQIKKHIATVIDSLAKNRSFFGRVAAYWGEMQLWLKITLGIVLIVPTLTLGIAIQVASLIVISALTLVTYVGSALLLENHVQKEEHITDRLKEEMIGLADNLGKVIESFEPLRKQIAEQIEYFHEENDRLNLNVTQLSDQIMRLTKQAEQLQKTEQTLRKVREELGKTSETLDGKVQVQAELLQINQEELNRIREEIAKNEIELSEKISELDQVKKEMAVEIEKAESVTQVLKDTVEKLSQTAIADHNHRESFQNKLNDFLSNKEQSFNDVAQRICEAERELCLVKEELNFSNKRYQELLERQEEVVKRLEQLQHSRKPTPYSNAQVLGKLGIMATEEKQPPTPVSSEENTIQTQALAG
- a CDS encoding acylphosphatase; the encoded protein is MAKEFCMRCYISGRVQGVWYRASAKKMAEQLMVSGWARNLADGRVEVFACGKEDQLEEFYNWLQQGPLNARVDVCTRENLPWEDYISFDVL
- a CDS encoding phospholipase D-like domain-containing protein, which gives rise to MLRFFEKDLQYSGGNISDDSYLMTKIIETAISSADKGTVSAEKMLGVVNPNQIEIVSGSENAYRLIIDKIKEAKKQILIQAFVWEPSTQVIKDIRNALCEIKHELEVFLLVDQLDRLAQVFYHGEIFPKKPKHDPASLGLDNLPQNITLHIGTHVHNSIASNHNKAIWIDGDVILTGANFQQENYGPNGFHDAAMFIPGGAAEAVFYDFKVMWDKRTNKSDAPEISPIYIEQESTKSYGNSCSILYVTNTIRQKLAALPFYREPLPEDPLNNAYMAAIKYAKHTIRIAVPNLNAPEIIHALADFINNRNGHVFLLMGKGFNDSRERFYGGTNQSSIEYFSSLLDEDKRDNLQIRWFHRVNNEEISMKREVIHMKFMAIDDEVVIYGSSNLDLLSLHNSHETNIVIDSADFAQRAIEQLYLPVFETGIPVLISPKKTCFVCS